Sequence from the Ornithinimicrobium humiphilum genome:
GATCACCGTGAGCAGGGGCAGGCCGAGCTCCTCGGCGAGCGCGAATCCGCGCTGGGCGACGCGCAGGGCGCCCGGGCCGAGGTAGGCGTCCTGCTGGGCCTTGCGGTCCTGGCCCACGAGGATGCAGGAGAAACCGGGGAAGCGCGCCAGGCCCATGATGACCGTGAGGTCGGACTCGCCCGACCCGGTGCCCTTGAGCGGGATGAAGGTCTCGGCGCTCGTGGCCAGCAGCTCGCGCAGGCCGGGACGCTCGGGGCGGCGGGTCGAGGTGACCGACTCCCACGCGGGGCGGGCGACGAGCTCCTCGAGGTCGAGGGGCTCGGCGTCGGAGGCCTCGCGGGCGGCCGGGCGCTGGTCGCCGAGGATGACGTCGAGCGCGGCGATGGCGAGCGGGCGCACGCCCTCGAGCGGCACGACCCCGTCGATGACGCCACGGCGGGAGAGGTTCTCGGCGAGCTGGACGCCCTCGGGAAAGGGCTCGCCGTGGATGATCTCGCGCACGCGGGGGCCGAGGAAGCCGATGAGGGCGCCCGGCTCGGCGACGGTCAGGTGGCCGAGCGAGCCCCAGGAGGCGAGCACGCCGCCGGTCGTGGGGTCGCGCAGGTAGACCAGGTAGGGCAGGCCCGCCCTGCGGTGGGCCGCCACGGCCTGGCCGAGCTTGACCATCTGCAGGAAGGCGGGCGTGCCCTCCTGCATGCGGGTGCCTCCGGAGGAGGGGGAGGTCAGCATCGGCAGGCCCTCGCGGGTGGCGCGCTCGAAGGCGAGCGTGAGTCGCTCGCTCGCGGCGCCGCCCATCGACCCCGCCAGGAAGCCGAACTCGCCGGCGGCGACCGCCACCCGGCGGCCGGCCAGGGTGGCCTCGCCGGTGATGACGGCCTCGTCGACGCCGCTGCGCTCGCGGGCGCGGGCCAGCGTGGCGACGTAGTCCTCACCCAGGTCGGGCTGCACCGGCTCGGTGTCCCAGGAGACGAAGCTGCCGGGGTCGAGGGCGGCGTCGAGCACCTCGGTCGCGCTCAGCCGGGCCACGTCAGCCCTCCTGCAGCCAGGCGCGGAGGGCCTGACCGTGCTGGTCGAGGAGCGGCGGGCTGGTGTGCTCGGACGGGGTGGTCTCCGTGCCGTCGGGGGCGAAGAAGCGCAGCGGCGGCCCGGGGAGGGTGACCTCGCCGAGGGTGGGGTGCTCGACGTCGACGAGCAGGCCCTGGGAGCGGGTCTGCTCCCACTCGTAGACCTCCTGGA
This genomic interval carries:
- a CDS encoding carboxyl transferase domain-containing protein, with amino-acid sequence MARLSATEVLDAALDPGSFVSWDTEPVQPDLGEDYVATLARARERSGVDEAVITGEATLAGRRVAVAAGEFGFLAGSMGGAASERLTLAFERATREGLPMLTSPSSGGTRMQEGTPAFLQMVKLGQAVAAHRRAGLPYLVYLRDPTTGGVLASWGSLGHLTVAEPGALIGFLGPRVREIIHGEPFPEGVQLAENLSRRGVIDGVVPLEGVRPLAIAALDVILGDQRPAAREASDAEPLDLEELVARPAWESVTSTRRPERPGLRELLATSAETFIPLKGTGSGESDLTVIMGLARFPGFSCILVGQDRKAQQDAYLGPGALRVAQRGFALAEELGLPLLTVIDTPGADLSTEAEHGGMAGEIARCLAALATVEVPVVSVILGEGTGGGALALMPADRTVCAEHGWIAPLPPEGASAIVHRTGERAAEMAEAHRIRATDLLTLGAVDEIVPERPDAADEPEAFCHRVVDAVATHLAELLPVPQEDRMRARHERYRRIH